One Halomonas sp. THAF5a genomic region harbors:
- a CDS encoding OsmC family protein codes for MRKSIEVVSERNHIYRQRVELDGFEDLFVDVPEAYGGEGSAPDPHDYFDLSLGACKAITAMMYARRKQWPLEGVSVTVNRDDSQERHGTYRLDVAMAFYGIEDAEQRARLEEISHKCPIHRLMTSATVEVATRAIDITADA; via the coding sequence GTGAGAAAGAGCATTGAAGTCGTCAGCGAGCGCAACCATATCTATCGCCAGCGGGTCGAACTGGACGGGTTCGAGGATCTCTTCGTCGACGTGCCGGAGGCCTACGGCGGCGAGGGCAGTGCCCCGGATCCCCACGACTACTTCGATCTTTCCCTGGGCGCCTGCAAGGCGATCACCGCCATGATGTACGCGCGGCGCAAGCAGTGGCCGCTCGAGGGGGTGAGCGTCACGGTCAACCGTGACGATAGCCAGGAGCGCCACGGGACCTATCGTCTCGACGTGGCGATGGCCTTCTACGGCATCGAGGACGCCGAGCAGCGGGCGCGGCTCGAGGAGATCAGCCACAAGTGCCCGATTCATCGGTTGATGACCTCCGCCACCGTGGAGGTCGCCACCCGCGCCATCGATATCACCGCCGACGCCTGA
- a CDS encoding fumarate hydratase: MTVIRQDDLIQSVADALQYISYYHPKDFIDAMAAAYEREENPAAKDAIAQILINSRMCAFGKRPICQDTGIVTVFVHVGMNVRFEADMSLDDMINEGVRRAYQLPDNVLRASVLADPDGRRANTKDNTPAVIHHKLVPGDTVEVHVAAKGGGSEAKSKFAMLNPSDSVVDWVMEQLPKMGAGWCPPGMLGIGIGGTAEKAMEIAKEALLDPIDIQDLQARGPANRAEELRLELFDKVNQSGIGAQGLGGLTTVLDIKVKDYPTHAANKPVAIIPNCAATRHAHFTLDGSGPAALPAPKLEDWPEITREAGDNVKRVDLDSVTPDEVKTWQPGDTLLLNGKLLTGRDAAHKRMVDMIAKGEPLPVDMRGRFIYYVGPVDPVRDEVVGPAGPTTATRMDKFTRTMLEETGLLGMVGKAERGEAAIEAIRDNEAVYLMAVGGSAYLVAQAIKQARVVGFEDLGMEAIYEFEVEDMPVTVAVDSAGTSVHQTGPAKWKEIIAERA, translated from the coding sequence ATGACCGTGATTCGCCAGGACGATCTGATCCAGAGCGTCGCCGATGCCCTGCAATACATCTCCTACTACCACCCGAAGGACTTCATCGACGCCATGGCCGCGGCCTACGAGCGGGAGGAGAACCCGGCGGCCAAGGACGCGATCGCCCAGATCCTGATCAACTCGCGGATGTGTGCCTTCGGCAAGCGCCCGATCTGCCAGGACACCGGCATCGTCACGGTGTTCGTTCACGTCGGCATGAACGTGCGTTTCGAGGCCGACATGAGCCTCGATGACATGATCAACGAGGGCGTGCGCCGCGCCTACCAGCTGCCGGACAACGTGCTGCGCGCCTCGGTGCTGGCCGACCCGGACGGCAGGCGCGCCAATACCAAGGACAACACCCCGGCGGTGATCCACCACAAGCTGGTGCCCGGCGACACCGTCGAGGTGCACGTGGCGGCCAAGGGCGGCGGCAGCGAGGCCAAGTCCAAGTTCGCCATGCTCAATCCCTCGGACAGCGTGGTCGACTGGGTCATGGAGCAGCTGCCCAAGATGGGCGCCGGCTGGTGCCCGCCGGGCATGCTCGGCATCGGCATCGGCGGCACCGCCGAGAAGGCCATGGAGATCGCCAAGGAGGCGCTGCTCGATCCCATCGACATCCAGGACCTGCAGGCCCGCGGGCCGGCCAATCGCGCCGAGGAACTCCGCCTGGAGCTGTTCGACAAGGTCAACCAGAGCGGCATCGGTGCCCAGGGGCTGGGCGGGCTGACAACGGTGCTCGATATCAAGGTCAAGGACTACCCGACCCACGCCGCCAACAAGCCAGTGGCGATCATTCCCAACTGCGCCGCCACCCGCCACGCCCACTTCACCCTCGACGGCTCCGGCCCCGCGGCGCTGCCGGCACCCAAGCTCGAGGACTGGCCGGAGATCACCCGCGAGGCGGGGGACAACGTCAAGCGCGTCGACCTCGACAGCGTGACGCCGGATGAGGTCAAGACCTGGCAGCCCGGCGACACCCTGCTGCTCAACGGCAAGTTGCTCACCGGCCGCGACGCCGCCCACAAGCGCATGGTCGACATGATCGCCAAGGGCGAGCCGCTGCCCGTGGACATGCGTGGCCGCTTCATCTACTACGTGGGCCCGGTGGATCCGGTACGCGACGAGGTGGTCGGTCCGGCCGGTCCCACCACCGCCACGCGCATGGATAAGTTCACTCGCACCATGCTCGAGGAGACCGGCCTGCTGGGCATGGTCGGCAAGGCCGAGCGGGGCGAGGCGGCCATCGAGGCGATCCGCGACAACGAGGCCGTCTACCTGATGGCCGTGGGCGGCTCCGCCTACCTGGTCGCCCAGGCGATCAAGCAGGCTCGCGTGGTCGGCTTCGAGGACCTCGGCATGGAGGCGATCTATGAGTTCGAGGTCGAGGACATGCCGGTGACCGTGGCGGTCGACAGCGCCGGCACCTCGGTGCACCAGACCGGCCCGGCGAAGTGGAAGGAGATCATCGCCGAGCGCGCCTGA
- a CDS encoding folate-binding protein YgfZ: protein MKDWIAATGGRQEAGDRVTFETPEAPRLALESTVMTPLAHLGVLDVEGPDAERFLQGQTSAQVSLADGTFAPLTCFCTPKGRMLANAQLMRVAPAHYRLVMHASLVASLAEHLAKFAAFYKAELRTRDDLALLGLIGREAPALAEVRFDAAAPRPWHQAGDEKVQLLAHPGPRPRLLVCLSAERVEAEWARLAEHATPVDNAVWRLHDIQAGLAWLDADQRDAYLPQMINWEALGGISFKKGCYTGQEVVARAHFRGQVKKRLMRAQLDGGLLPEPGSAIEDANDKRLGEVLCAELDAYGEAEVLAVMSTKEPTLPLRCAGQKLKLLKLPYAVERLDPETMAVK, encoded by the coding sequence ATGAAGGATTGGATCGCAGCCACCGGCGGCCGGCAGGAGGCCGGTGACCGGGTGACGTTCGAGACGCCCGAGGCGCCTCGGCTCGCCCTGGAGAGCACGGTGATGACGCCCCTGGCCCACCTGGGGGTGCTCGACGTCGAGGGTCCCGATGCCGAACGCTTCCTGCAGGGCCAGACCAGCGCCCAGGTGTCCCTGGCCGACGGCACCTTCGCCCCGCTGACCTGCTTCTGCACCCCCAAGGGCCGCATGCTGGCGAACGCGCAGCTGATGCGCGTCGCCCCGGCGCACTACCGCCTGGTCATGCACGCGAGCCTGGTGGCGTCGCTCGCCGAGCACCTGGCGAAGTTCGCCGCCTTCTACAAGGCCGAACTGCGGACGCGCGACGACCTCGCCCTGCTCGGCCTGATCGGCCGCGAGGCCCCGGCGCTCGCCGAGGTGCGCTTCGACGCCGCGGCTCCCCGCCCCTGGCACCAGGCCGGCGACGAGAAGGTCCAGCTGCTGGCTCACCCCGGTCCTCGCCCTCGCCTGCTGGTCTGCCTGTCGGCCGAGCGGGTCGAGGCGGAGTGGGCGCGACTCGCGGAGCATGCCACGCCGGTCGACAACGCCGTGTGGCGACTCCACGACATCCAGGCCGGGCTCGCCTGGCTCGACGCCGACCAGCGCGATGCCTACCTGCCGCAGATGATCAACTGGGAGGCGCTGGGCGGCATCAGCTTCAAGAAGGGCTGTTACACCGGCCAGGAGGTGGTCGCCCGCGCCCACTTCCGCGGCCAGGTCAAGAAGCGCCTGATGCGCGCCCAGCTCGATGGCGGCCTGCTGCCGGAGCCCGGCAGCGCCATCGAGGACGCCAACGACAAGCGCCTCGGCGAGGTGCTGTGCGCCGAGCTCGATGCCTATGGCGAGGCCGAGGTGCTGGCGGTGATGAGCACCAAGGAGCCCACCCTGCCGCTGCGCTGCGCCGGCCAGAAGCTGAAGCTGCTGAAGCTGCCCTACGCGGTGGAGCGGCTGGACCCGGAGACGATGGCGGTCAAGTAG
- the uvrB gene encoding excinuclease ABC subunit UvrB — protein sequence MSKPFRLHSKFQPAGDQPTAIQGLIGGLESGLAHQTLLGVTGSGKTFTMANVVERLQRPTIVMAPNKTLAAQLYGEFKAFFPDNAVEYFVSYYDYYQPEAYVPSSDTFIEKDASINDHIEQMRLSATKALLERRDAIIVVSVSAIYGLGDPDQYLKMRLHFTRGELIDQRGFLRRLAELQYTRNDLDFKRGTYRVRGDVIDIFPADAEDEAVRVELFDDEIDTISLFDPLTGEVRGKVPRMTIYPKSHYVTPRETILGAIEEIKAELSTRLDQLRKQEKLVEAQRLEQRTLYDIEMMLELGYCNGIENYSRYLSGRDPGAPPPTFFDYLPADALLFIDESHVSVPQVGGMYKGDRSRKETLVEYGFRLPSALDNRPMKFEEWERICPQTIFVSATPGPYEADHAGQVVEQVVRPTGLLDPEIEVRPATTQVDDLLSEIRARTEVGERALVTTLTKRMAEDLTEYLDEHDVRVRYLHSDIDTVERVEIIRDLRLGKFDVLVGINLLREGLDIPEVSLVAILDADKEGFLRNERSLIQTIGRAARNAHGKAILYGDRITDSMRRAMDETERRRTKQIAHNEAHGITPTTVTRSVADIMEAAQAPGKKGKGRRGERKVAEPEAVYDPAELSPQALLKEISKVEDGMHEAAQNLEFEEAARLRDRLHALKERQLALG from the coding sequence ATGAGCAAGCCCTTTCGTCTGCACTCCAAGTTCCAGCCGGCCGGCGACCAGCCCACGGCCATCCAGGGCCTGATCGGCGGGCTCGAGTCGGGATTGGCCCACCAGACGCTGCTCGGCGTGACCGGCTCGGGCAAGACCTTCACCATGGCCAACGTCGTCGAGCGCCTGCAGCGCCCGACCATCGTGATGGCGCCCAACAAGACCCTGGCAGCGCAGCTCTACGGCGAGTTCAAGGCGTTCTTCCCCGACAACGCCGTCGAGTACTTCGTCTCCTACTACGACTACTACCAGCCCGAGGCCTACGTGCCGTCGTCGGACACCTTCATCGAGAAGGATGCCTCGATCAACGACCACATCGAGCAGATGCGCCTCTCCGCCACCAAGGCGCTGCTGGAACGACGCGACGCCATCATCGTGGTCTCGGTCTCGGCGATCTACGGCCTGGGCGATCCCGACCAGTACCTGAAGATGCGCCTGCACTTCACCCGCGGGGAGCTGATCGACCAGCGCGGCTTCCTGCGTCGCCTGGCCGAGCTGCAGTACACCCGCAACGACCTGGACTTCAAGCGCGGCACCTACCGGGTGCGTGGCGACGTGATCGACATCTTCCCGGCGGATGCCGAGGACGAGGCGGTGCGCGTCGAGCTCTTCGACGACGAGATCGACACCATCAGCCTGTTCGACCCGCTCACCGGCGAGGTTCGGGGCAAGGTGCCGCGCATGACCATCTACCCCAAGTCCCACTACGTGACGCCCCGGGAGACGATCCTCGGCGCCATCGAGGAGATCAAGGCGGAGCTCTCCACGCGCCTCGACCAGCTGCGCAAGCAGGAGAAGCTGGTCGAGGCCCAGCGCCTGGAGCAGCGCACCCTCTACGACATCGAGATGATGCTGGAGCTCGGCTACTGCAACGGCATCGAGAACTACTCGCGCTACCTCTCCGGGCGCGACCCGGGCGCGCCGCCGCCCACCTTCTTCGACTACCTGCCGGCCGATGCGCTGCTGTTCATCGATGAGTCCCACGTCAGCGTTCCCCAGGTGGGGGGCATGTACAAGGGCGACCGCTCGCGCAAGGAGACCCTGGTCGAGTACGGCTTCCGACTGCCCTCGGCGCTGGACAACCGGCCGATGAAGTTCGAGGAGTGGGAGCGCATCTGCCCGCAGACGATCTTCGTCTCCGCCACGCCCGGCCCCTACGAAGCCGACCACGCCGGCCAGGTGGTCGAGCAGGTGGTGCGCCCCACCGGCCTGCTCGACCCGGAGATCGAGGTGCGCCCGGCCACCACCCAGGTCGACGACCTGCTCTCGGAGATCCGTGCGCGCACCGAGGTGGGCGAGCGGGCACTGGTCACCACCTTGACCAAGCGCATGGCCGAGGACCTCACCGAGTACCTGGACGAGCACGACGTCCGGGTGCGCTACCTGCACTCCGACATCGACACCGTGGAGCGTGTGGAGATCATCCGCGACCTGCGCCTCGGCAAGTTCGACGTCCTGGTGGGGATCAACCTGCTGCGCGAGGGCCTCGATATCCCCGAGGTCTCGCTGGTGGCGATCCTCGACGCCGACAAGGAGGGCTTCCTGCGCAACGAGCGCTCGCTGATCCAGACCATCGGCCGCGCGGCCCGCAACGCCCACGGCAAGGCGATCCTCTACGGTGACCGGATCACCGACTCCATGCGCCGCGCCATGGACGAGACCGAGCGGCGTCGCACCAAGCAGATCGCCCACAACGAGGCCCACGGCATCACGCCGACCACCGTGACCCGCTCGGTGGCCGACATCATGGAGGCGGCCCAGGCCCCCGGCAAGAAGGGCAAGGGGCGCCGCGGCGAGCGCAAGGTCGCCGAGCCGGAGGCGGTCTACGACCCCGCCGAGCTGTCGCCCCAGGCGCTGCTCAAGGAGATCAGCAAGGTCGAGGACGGCATGCACGAGGCGGCGCAGAACCTGGAGTTCGAGGAGGCCGCGCGCCTGCGCGACCGCCTGCACGCCCTCAAGGAGCGCCAGCTGGCGCTGGGGTAG
- the prfC gene encoding peptide chain release factor 3 produces the protein MSNSTLAHEAALRRTFAIISHPDAGKTTITEKMLLFGNAIQMAGSVKSKRDDRHATSDWMKMEQERGISVTTSVMQFPYGGRIVNLLDTPGHEDFSEDTYRTLTAVDSALMVIDGAKGVEDRTIKLMEVCRLRTTPILTFVNKMDRDIRDPVEVMDEVEEVLNIQCAPMTWPIGMGRHFRGVYHLYNDVIHLYTQGQGNRIPEDRRIEGLDNPEVDEVLGEEQAEELRMEVELVRGASHEFDLEAYRRGELTPVYFGTAMGNFGVREMLDGFVEYAPPPQPRETDTRMVESDDGRFTGFVFKIQANMDPNHRDRIAFLRVCSGKYEKNMKMRHVRIGKDVKIADALTFMASDRSQVEEAWPGDIIGLHNHGTIQIGDTFTQGEDMRFTGIPHFAPELFKRVRLKDPLKMKALQKGLQQLSEEGATQVFMPMDNNDLILGAVGTLQFDVVAHRLKEEYKVEAVYEGVNVNTARWIYCDDAKKLEEFKRKASTNLAIDGGGYLTYIAPTRVNLQMTQERWPDIRFQPTREH, from the coding sequence ATGTCCAACTCGACCCTCGCCCATGAAGCCGCGCTGCGCCGCACCTTCGCGATCATCTCGCACCCCGACGCCGGCAAGACAACCATCACCGAGAAGATGCTGCTGTTCGGAAACGCCATCCAGATGGCCGGCTCCGTCAAGAGCAAGCGCGACGACCGCCACGCCACCTCCGACTGGATGAAGATGGAGCAGGAGCGGGGCATCTCCGTGACCACCTCGGTGATGCAGTTCCCCTACGGCGGGCGCATCGTCAACCTGCTCGATACGCCGGGCCACGAGGATTTCTCCGAGGACACCTACCGCACCCTGACCGCGGTGGACTCGGCGCTGATGGTGATCGACGGCGCCAAGGGCGTCGAGGACCGCACCATCAAGCTGATGGAGGTGTGTCGCCTGCGCACCACGCCGATCCTCACCTTCGTCAACAAGATGGACCGCGACATCCGCGACCCCGTCGAGGTGATGGACGAGGTCGAGGAGGTGCTTAACATCCAGTGCGCGCCCATGACCTGGCCGATCGGCATGGGGCGGCACTTCCGGGGCGTCTACCACCTCTACAACGACGTCATTCACCTCTACACCCAGGGGCAGGGCAACCGCATCCCCGAGGACAGGCGCATCGAGGGGCTCGACAATCCCGAGGTGGACGAGGTGCTCGGCGAGGAGCAGGCCGAGGAGCTGCGCATGGAGGTCGAGCTGGTGCGCGGGGCCTCACATGAGTTCGACCTGGAGGCCTATCGCCGCGGCGAGCTGACGCCGGTCTACTTCGGTACCGCCATGGGCAACTTCGGGGTGCGCGAGATGCTCGACGGCTTCGTCGAGTATGCGCCGCCGCCCCAGCCGCGGGAGACCGACACCCGCATGGTCGAATCCGATGACGGCCGCTTCACCGGCTTCGTCTTCAAGATCCAGGCCAACATGGATCCGAACCACCGCGATCGTATCGCCTTCCTGCGGGTTTGCTCGGGCAAGTACGAGAAGAACATGAAGATGCGTCACGTGCGGATCGGCAAGGACGTCAAGATCGCCGATGCCTTGACCTTCATGGCCTCGGATCGCTCCCAGGTGGAGGAGGCGTGGCCCGGCGACATCATCGGCCTGCACAACCACGGCACCATCCAGATCGGCGACACCTTCACCCAGGGCGAGGACATGCGCTTCACCGGCATCCCGCACTTCGCGCCGGAGCTCTTCAAGCGCGTGCGCCTCAAGGACCCGCTGAAGATGAAGGCGCTGCAGAAGGGCCTCCAGCAGCTCTCCGAGGAGGGCGCGACCCAGGTGTTCATGCCGATGGACAACAACGACCTGATCCTCGGCGCCGTGGGCACCCTGCAGTTCGACGTGGTCGCCCATCGCCTGAAGGAAGAGTACAAGGTCGAGGCCGTGTACGAGGGCGTGAACGTCAACACCGCGCGCTGGATCTACTGCGACGACGCCAAGAAGCTCGAGGAGTTCAAGCGCAAGGCCAGCACTAACCTCGCCATCGACGGCGGCGGCTACCTGACCTACATCGCGCCGACCCGGGTCAACCTGCAGATGACCCAGGAGCGCTGGCCGGACATCCGCTTCCAGCCGACGCGGGAGCACTGA
- a CDS encoding capsular polysaccharide biosynthesis protein, which produces MTATSLNGGTVAVTTRSLLHLPTLRACLPDVAQFRLFRSGLDVRRPAAILGWGHKPSSRQARDYARRQGLPYVAVEDGFLRSWGLGAQGFAPHGLIVDPQGIYYDASRPSHLESLIETADFTQKELERARQAMARLRDLRLSKYNHAPDTPLPPSGRPRVLVVDQTAGDASITGGLAGAEDFSRMLERALAEHPEAEILIKVHPDVVAGKKHGHLDRAREQQRCRIIGEDLNPWALFDAVDCVHVVTSQLGFEALIAGKRVVCHGAPFYAGWGLTDDRRPVPRRGQQRSLVQLFAAAYLRYTRYANPHTGEATTLEATIDLIADQVRQQRRLAGEWTTFGLSRWKRGFVGDFLGAQARVRHADLPRSRRVSSEGQTTVEAPQGRSLCWASHDTAVLHDRGLAPWHMEDGFVRSVGLGVDLARPLSLVVDRRGIYYDAERPSDLEHLLEHGKIDDVLRRRAADLRRRLVRLRMSKYNLSGGALPALPSDRRLLLVPGQVESDASIARGSPDITTNAALLSAVRAANPSAFIIYKPHPDVVSGARVGRLEDAARSLYDLDASHADLTGLLDSVDEVHTMSSLTGFEALLRGREVVTYGTPFYAGWGLTRDHRACPRRQRRLTLDELVAGALILYPLYVDPVSRQLCNAETVVSLLEQARRGGGQLGWKHRLYRWYRNVFIGRH; this is translated from the coding sequence TTGACCGCTACCTCCCTGAACGGCGGCACCGTCGCCGTGACCACGCGCAGCCTGCTGCACCTGCCGACGCTGCGGGCCTGTCTGCCCGACGTCGCGCAGTTTCGTCTGTTTCGTTCGGGCCTCGATGTCCGGCGACCAGCCGCCATCCTGGGCTGGGGACACAAGCCCTCGTCTCGCCAGGCCCGTGATTATGCCCGACGCCAGGGCCTGCCCTACGTGGCCGTCGAGGACGGTTTCCTGCGCTCCTGGGGGCTCGGCGCACAGGGGTTCGCTCCTCACGGCCTGATTGTCGACCCTCAGGGCATCTACTACGACGCCTCTCGACCCTCGCACCTCGAGAGCCTGATCGAAACGGCCGACTTCACTCAGAAGGAGCTTGAACGCGCCCGCCAGGCCATGGCGCGGCTGCGAGACCTGCGCCTTTCCAAGTACAACCACGCACCGGATACCCCCCTGCCCCCAAGCGGCCGGCCTCGCGTGCTGGTCGTGGACCAGACCGCCGGTGACGCCTCCATCACTGGCGGGCTCGCCGGCGCGGAGGACTTCTCGCGTATGCTCGAGCGAGCCCTGGCCGAGCACCCGGAAGCCGAGATCCTCATCAAGGTGCACCCGGACGTCGTGGCCGGCAAAAAGCACGGACACCTGGATCGCGCCAGGGAACAGCAGCGCTGTCGGATCATCGGCGAGGACCTCAATCCCTGGGCGCTGTTCGATGCCGTAGACTGCGTTCACGTCGTCACCAGCCAGCTGGGCTTCGAAGCGCTGATCGCCGGCAAGCGCGTCGTCTGCCACGGCGCGCCCTTCTACGCCGGCTGGGGGCTGACCGACGATCGCCGCCCCGTGCCTCGCCGCGGCCAGCAGAGAAGCCTCGTACAGCTCTTCGCCGCCGCCTACCTGCGCTATACCCGCTACGCCAACCCCCACACGGGCGAGGCCACCACCCTCGAGGCCACCATCGATCTGATCGCCGACCAGGTGCGCCAGCAGCGACGCCTGGCCGGCGAGTGGACGACCTTTGGGCTGTCACGCTGGAAGCGCGGCTTCGTCGGCGACTTCCTCGGCGCACAGGCCAGGGTGCGTCACGCCGACCTGCCGCGGTCCCGACGAGTCTCCTCCGAAGGTCAGACGACCGTCGAGGCTCCGCAGGGGCGCAGCCTCTGCTGGGCGAGCCACGATACCGCGGTGTTACACGACCGTGGCCTCGCACCCTGGCACATGGAGGACGGCTTCGTTCGCTCGGTCGGGCTCGGGGTCGACCTGGCCCGTCCGCTCTCTCTGGTCGTTGATCGGCGCGGCATCTACTACGACGCCGAACGACCCAGCGATCTCGAACATCTGCTGGAACACGGCAAGATCGATGACGTCTTGCGTCGCCGCGCCGCCGACCTGCGCCGGCGCCTGGTGCGTCTGCGGATGTCGAAGTACAACCTCTCCGGCGGTGCCCTGCCGGCGCTGCCCAGCGATCGACGCCTACTGCTGGTGCCGGGGCAGGTGGAATCGGATGCCTCTATCGCCAGGGGCTCGCCCGATATCACTACTAACGCGGCACTGCTGTCAGCAGTACGTGCCGCCAATCCCTCGGCGTTCATCATTTACAAGCCGCATCCGGATGTCGTCAGCGGCGCGCGGGTCGGCCGACTCGAGGACGCCGCCAGGTCCCTCTACGACCTGGACGCCAGTCATGCCGATCTTACCGGCCTGCTGGACAGCGTCGACGAGGTGCACACCATGAGCTCGCTGACCGGCTTCGAGGCACTGCTCAGGGGCCGTGAGGTCGTCACCTACGGCACGCCCTTCTATGCGGGCTGGGGCCTCACCCGGGATCATCGCGCCTGTCCGCGTCGCCAGCGCCGCCTGACGCTGGACGAGCTGGTAGCCGGGGCGCTGATCCTCTACCCCCTCTATGTCGATCCAGTAAGCCGGCAGCTGTGCAATGCCGAAACGGTCGTCTCGCTACTGGAACAGGCTCGCCGTGGCGGCGGGCAGCTCGGCTGGAAGCATCGTCTCTATCGCTGGTACCGCAACGTCTTCATCGGCAGGCACTGA
- the nei gene encoding endonuclease VIII, with protein MPEGPEIRRAADRVHRQLAGRRLEDAWFAFPELAGQAASLIGREVSAVDSWGKALLTRFDDGRVLYSHNQLYGVWRLHDAEREPDTGRSLRVRLVAEGRAASLYSASDVSLWDAERLDEHPFLSRLGPDLLTHGVTVEQAAARLREPRFRRRGLGGLLLDQSLFAGIGNYLRSEILFFAGLHHRRRPQSLDEEGLSRLAESILAVTRQAYEEAGVTNRPDWAAADRARGAARRRWRFAVFERDGLPCHACGASIVRTAVASRRLYYCPVCQSAPS; from the coding sequence ATGCCTGAAGGCCCCGAGATCCGTCGCGCCGCCGACCGCGTGCATCGCCAGCTCGCCGGACGGCGGCTGGAGGACGCCTGGTTCGCCTTTCCCGAGCTCGCCGGGCAGGCCGCCTCGCTGATCGGACGCGAAGTGAGCGCCGTGGATAGCTGGGGCAAGGCGCTGCTGACACGCTTCGACGACGGCCGGGTGCTCTACTCCCACAACCAGCTATACGGCGTCTGGAGGCTCCACGACGCCGAGCGCGAGCCCGATACAGGCCGCTCGCTGCGGGTGCGCCTGGTGGCGGAGGGGAGGGCGGCGAGCCTCTACAGCGCCTCGGACGTCTCGCTGTGGGACGCCGAGCGGCTCGACGAGCATCCCTTTCTCTCGCGCCTCGGCCCGGACCTGCTGACCCACGGGGTGACGGTGGAGCAGGCCGCGGCGCGGCTGCGCGAGCCGCGCTTTCGCCGCCGTGGCCTGGGCGGGCTGCTGCTCGACCAGTCGCTGTTCGCTGGCATCGGCAACTACCTGCGCTCCGAGATCCTCTTCTTCGCCGGGCTTCATCATCGCCGCCGGCCTCAGTCCCTGGACGAGGAGGGGCTGTCGCGCCTGGCCGAGTCCATCCTCGCGGTGACGCGCCAGGCCTACGAGGAGGCCGGGGTCACCAATCGTCCCGACTGGGCGGCGGCCGATCGGGCACGGGGCGCCGCTCGGCGGCGCTGGCGCTTCGCCGTCTTCGAGCGCGACGGCCTGCCATGCCACGCTTGCGGGGCCTCGATCGTGCGCACCGCGGTGGCCTCGCGACGGCTCTATTACTGCCCGGTGTGTCAGTCGGCTCCCTCTTAG
- a CDS encoding TatD family hydrolase: MLIDAHCHLDFPDFDADREAVIERARAAGVTRFVVPATTRRHWERVLALGHREEVDVCLGLHPYFMDEHAPEDVEALARWVDDHPELVAIGECGIDARFADSLDAQWRLFDAQLRLAKARRLPVVIHCVQANDRVAKRLRQLALPAGGLIHAFAGSPEQAKQFLDLGFTLGLGGATTFDRARRLHRAVAALPDDGYVLETDSPDMPLAGHQGERNEPARVAEVCRRVAELRGRSEQQVAAASTATARRLFERAT, encoded by the coding sequence ATGCTCATCGATGCCCACTGTCACCTGGACTTCCCCGACTTCGATGCCGACCGCGAGGCGGTCATCGAACGGGCCAGGGCGGCGGGCGTCACGCGTTTCGTGGTGCCCGCCACGACCCGCCGACACTGGGAGAGGGTGCTGGCGCTGGGCCACCGCGAGGAGGTCGACGTCTGCCTGGGGCTGCATCCCTATTTCATGGACGAGCACGCCCCGGAGGACGTCGAGGCGCTGGCACGGTGGGTGGACGATCATCCGGAGCTCGTGGCGATCGGGGAGTGCGGCATCGATGCGCGCTTCGCCGACAGCCTCGACGCCCAGTGGCGCCTGTTTGACGCCCAGCTGCGCCTGGCCAAGGCGCGGCGGCTTCCGGTAGTGATCCACTGCGTGCAGGCCAACGATCGGGTCGCCAAGCGACTGCGACAGCTGGCGCTTCCCGCGGGCGGGCTGATCCACGCCTTCGCCGGCTCGCCCGAGCAGGCGAAACAGTTCCTCGATCTCGGCTTCACCCTGGGACTCGGCGGTGCGACGACCTTTGATCGCGCCAGGCGCCTGCACCGTGCCGTGGCGGCGCTCCCGGACGACGGCTACGTGCTGGAGACCGACAGCCCCGACATGCCCCTGGCCGGCCACCAGGGGGAGCGCAATGAGCCGGCGCGAGTGGCCGAGGTATGCCGCCGGGTGGCCGAGCTTCGCGGCCGGTCGGAGCAACAAGTGGCGGCGGCGAGCACCGCCACCGCACGGCGGCTGTTCGAGCGGGCTACTTGA